One Gloeothece verrucosa PCC 7822 DNA window includes the following coding sequences:
- a CDS encoding phosphotransacetylase family protein, which translates to MANAKCLLIGSVEAYSGKSGTILGIAHQLQQRGQLVAYGKILGTCLRFDESAIVDEDIEFVSQSLGLSDAQVRSPLIYLDEKTIHKRLHREDTTNYEQAVKDYVQELCGDIILIEGAGTLWEGSIFDLSLPRIAALIGAEVLIVVRYTSPLVVESLLKAKQELGDRLLGVVINDIPPDELEQRVDLLKPFLENEGIPVLALVPKSKLLRSVSVRQLSQQLGAQVLCRQDRLDLMVESLTIGAMNVNAALEFFRQGQNMAVVTGGDRTDLQLAALETSASCLILTGNIAPDELILTRAEDLEIPILSVKLDTLTTVEIVDQAFGKVRLQEQIKVDCIQEMMEKYFDMNRFLEKLNRSV; encoded by the coding sequence GTGGCCAATGCCAAATGTTTGCTGATTGGGTCAGTGGAAGCCTATAGTGGAAAGTCAGGGACGATTCTGGGCATTGCCCATCAGCTACAACAACGGGGGCAACTCGTTGCTTATGGTAAAATCCTGGGAACTTGTTTGCGTTTTGATGAGAGCGCTATCGTAGATGAGGATATAGAGTTTGTCAGTCAGTCCCTAGGATTATCTGACGCACAAGTGCGCTCGCCCTTGATTTATCTCGATGAAAAAACGATCCATAAACGCCTACATCGAGAAGATACCACAAATTATGAGCAAGCCGTCAAAGATTATGTGCAGGAGCTATGCGGAGACATCATTTTAATTGAAGGAGCAGGAACCTTATGGGAAGGCAGTATATTTGATCTGTCCTTGCCGAGAATTGCCGCTCTCATCGGGGCTGAGGTTTTAATAGTCGTGCGTTACACCTCTCCTCTGGTGGTGGAAAGTCTCCTCAAAGCCAAACAAGAGTTAGGGGATCGCCTTTTAGGTGTTGTAATTAATGATATACCACCAGATGAATTAGAGCAGAGGGTGGATTTATTGAAACCTTTTCTCGAAAACGAGGGAATTCCTGTGTTAGCCCTGGTGCCCAAGAGTAAATTACTCCGCAGTGTTAGTGTTAGACAACTGAGTCAACAGTTAGGGGCACAAGTATTGTGTCGTCAAGATCGCTTAGATTTGATGGTAGAGAGTTTAACCATCGGGGCGATGAATGTCAATGCGGCTTTAGAGTTTTTCCGTCAAGGTCAAAATATGGCAGTGGTAACCGGCGGCGATCGCACCGATTTACAATTAGCGGCTTTAGAAACTTCGGCCAGTTGTCTGATTTTGACGGGTAATATTGCTCCTGATGAATTGATTCTAACTCGAGCAGAAGATTTAGAAATACCGATTTTATCGGTGAAACTGGATACTTTAACCACCGTTGAAATTGTGGATCAGGCATTTGGTAAGGTCCGTCTTCAGGAACAAATCAAGGTAGATTGTATTCAGGAAATGATGGAAAAATATTTTGATATGAATCGATTTCTGGAAAAACTCAACCGCTCAGTATAA
- the ebsA gene encoding type IV pilus biogenesis protein EbsA, which produces MSSIDKLEPASKGDVVVYMPYYPKDKHSLLPYAITLYQQGYLEGQRQIEGSDNIPFVASWYVSKLPSELTRCRIQFEGQAELSYEMTVLNAEFIDYLIDVIKVFKQLGAGDFPQGFYRKLLRFEEQPT; this is translated from the coding sequence ATGTCTAGTATCGACAAACTTGAACCGGCTTCTAAAGGGGATGTGGTAGTTTATATGCCTTACTATCCCAAAGATAAACATAGTCTCCTGCCCTATGCCATCACTCTTTATCAACAGGGTTATTTAGAAGGACAACGCCAGATAGAGGGAAGTGATAATATCCCCTTTGTCGCTTCTTGGTATGTCTCTAAGCTTCCTTCAGAATTAACTCGCTGTCGGATACAATTTGAAGGACAGGCCGAGTTAAGCTACGAAATGACGGTGCTGAATGCGGAATTTATTGATTATTTAATAGATGTGATTAAAGTCTTCAAACAACTCGGTGCAGGAGATTTTCCTCAAGGGTTCTACCGAAAACTGCTACGATTTGAAGAACAACCCACATAA
- the dusA gene encoding tRNA dihydrouridine(20/20a) synthase DusA has translation MIIHYQLLANPLSVAPMMERTDRHFRYLMRQITRRTLLYTEMITTAAIIHGDRHKLLDFSTEEKPLALQLGGDNPQELALCASIAADWGYDEVNLNVGCPSDRVQNGNFGACLMAQPEKVAHCVAAMQKAVNIPVTVKHRIGIDDRDRYEDLANFVRIVSEAGCCRFSVHARKAWLKGLSPKENRTIPPLRYEDVYRLKQEFPHLFIEINGGITTLEQVHQQLQWVDGVMIGRAAYDNPYLFATVDRDIYGEETIPPTRHQVAEKMLPYIEDIVSQGIKLHAISRHLLQLFSGQPGTKAWKRYISENVHHQAAGAEVIEAALAQVPLWG, from the coding sequence TTGATTATCCATTATCAATTACTCGCTAATCCTTTGAGTGTTGCGCCGATGATGGAGCGCACCGACCGCCATTTTCGCTATTTGATGCGCCAAATTACCCGCCGCACTTTACTCTATACTGAGATGATTACTACGGCGGCTATCATACACGGTGATCGCCATAAATTATTAGATTTTTCTACAGAGGAAAAACCCCTTGCTTTACAATTAGGTGGAGATAACCCCCAAGAGTTAGCCCTATGTGCTTCGATTGCGGCTGATTGGGGCTATGATGAGGTTAATCTTAATGTGGGATGTCCGAGTGATCGCGTGCAGAATGGCAATTTTGGGGCTTGTTTGATGGCTCAACCGGAAAAAGTTGCTCACTGCGTAGCCGCTATGCAAAAAGCCGTTAATATTCCCGTTACCGTCAAGCATCGCATTGGTATTGATGATCGTGATCGTTACGAAGATTTGGCGAATTTTGTGCGTATTGTCTCAGAAGCCGGCTGTTGCCGCTTTAGTGTACACGCTCGCAAAGCTTGGTTAAAAGGGTTAAGCCCCAAGGAAAACCGCACTATTCCCCCTCTACGTTATGAGGATGTTTATCGTCTTAAACAAGAGTTTCCTCATTTATTTATTGAAATTAATGGCGGCATAACCACTTTAGAACAAGTTCATCAGCAATTACAATGGGTGGATGGGGTAATGATTGGACGTGCGGCTTATGATAATCCTTATTTGTTTGCTACTGTAGATCGAGATATTTATGGGGAAGAAACCATTCCGCCCACCCGTCACCAAGTGGCTGAGAAAATGTTGCCCTATATTGAAGATATAGTCAGCCAAGGGATTAAACTTCATGCCATTAGCCGCCACTTATTACAACTGTTTAGCGGACAACCGGGAACTAAAGCTTGGAAGCGTTATATTAGTGAAAATGTTCATCATCAGGCGGCTGGTGCAGAAGTGATTGAGGCGGCATTAGCTCAAGTTCCTTTATGGGGTTGA
- a CDS encoding tetratricopeptide repeat protein: MIRFKGLAAVPIVLLGMSMSMISIAGAMANSPPTQPTYEQQQRAYHDFQIGQSKLKAKDYQGAIVEFSKVIAINPQISEAFNNRGLARSGLKDYRGAIEDYNKAISLNPKEARYYNNRGLALHRSGDSKSALEDYNKAISLNPKLAEAYTNRGFIRDELRDYRRALADHNQALRLDPKNATAYNNRGVTLSNLGNFQEGLEDFERAIRLDPSIAIAYNNRGIVRYLLGSYSGVIEDLNRSTSLDPSEIKPYGNRATVFDESGRYQEAIDNYSQVIRRQPKEAHAYYGRGINYAEIGSFQQAIDDYIQATNLNPRLLITNFDVLLGRNPLKNAEAILQPFNQAIQENPVSSVAYHNRGNIRYQLKDYRGAIEDYTLAIRFDNNYALAYNNRGVARYQVGDKQGAKADLQQAVILFQQQKDAAKVQQALAVLNTIP, translated from the coding sequence ATGATTAGATTTAAAGGTTTAGCGGCTGTTCCCATCGTTTTGCTAGGAATGAGCATGAGCATGATCTCTATAGCTGGCGCGATGGCTAATTCACCCCCCACACAGCCAACTTATGAGCAACAACAAAGAGCCTACCATGACTTTCAAATAGGGCAAAGTAAACTCAAAGCGAAAGACTATCAAGGTGCTATTGTCGAGTTCAGCAAAGTAATCGCCATTAACCCTCAGATTTCTGAAGCTTTCAACAACCGAGGACTGGCTCGTTCGGGCTTAAAAGATTATCGAGGAGCCATAGAAGATTATAATAAAGCCATCAGCCTCAATCCTAAAGAAGCTAGATATTATAATAACCGAGGATTAGCACTTCATAGGTCAGGAGACAGTAAAAGTGCCCTCGAAGACTATAATAAAGCCATCAGCCTCAATCCCAAATTAGCCGAAGCTTATACTAATCGAGGATTTATTCGAGATGAATTAAGAGATTATCGCAGAGCCTTAGCCGATCATAACCAAGCTCTCCGCCTCGATCCCAAAAATGCTACAGCTTACAATAATCGAGGAGTCACCTTGAGTAATCTGGGTAACTTTCAAGAAGGACTAGAAGATTTTGAGCGGGCTATTCGTCTTGATCCTAGCATTGCTATCGCCTACAACAACAGAGGCATTGTTCGTTATCTATTGGGCAGTTATTCAGGGGTGATTGAAGACCTAAATCGCTCTACCAGCCTTGATCCTAGCGAAATTAAACCTTATGGTAACCGAGCCACAGTCTTTGATGAATCAGGAAGATATCAAGAAGCGATCGACAATTATAGCCAAGTTATTCGTCGTCAACCTAAAGAGGCCCATGCTTACTATGGCCGAGGCATTAACTATGCAGAAATAGGCTCTTTTCAGCAAGCGATTGATGATTATATTCAAGCCACTAATTTAAATCCTCGTCTATTGATCACTAACTTCGATGTTTTGCTTGGCCGTAATCCGTTAAAAAATGCTGAGGCTATTCTACAACCCTTTAACCAAGCTATCCAAGAGAATCCTGTATCATCTGTTGCCTATCATAATCGGGGGAATATTCGTTATCAATTAAAAGATTATCGAGGTGCGATAGAAGATTACACTTTAGCGATTCGTTTTGATAATAATTATGCTCTGGCCTACAATAATCGAGGAGTTGCCCGTTATCAGGTAGGAGATAAACAAGGAGCAAAAGCCGATTTACAACAAGCTGTTATTTTATTCCAACAGCAAAAAGATGCAGCTAAAGTTCAACAAGCCTTGGCAGTTCTTAATACTATTCCTTAA
- a CDS encoding DUF6717 family protein translates to MQNSLMVIVPYRYEGTWVFDDERVGLIKEPFVAGIPQMIEVMVKEIPHPEQGFRLLFGATPFPGYQLELDWIREEFQGHWYAWKEKNLEGWLCPALFKYFWQAPLKIYCKAEPKS, encoded by the coding sequence ATGCAAAACTCTTTAATGGTAATTGTTCCCTATCGATATGAGGGAACTTGGGTATTTGATGACGAGCGAGTAGGTTTAATAAAAGAACCTTTTGTTGCTGGAATTCCACAAATGATCGAGGTAATGGTTAAAGAGATTCCCCACCCAGAGCAAGGGTTTAGATTATTATTTGGCGCTACTCCTTTTCCAGGATATCAATTAGAGTTAGATTGGATCAGAGAGGAATTTCAAGGACATTGGTATGCTTGGAAAGAAAAAAATTTAGAAGGTTGGTTATGTCCGGCTTTGTTTAAATATTTTTGGCAAGCGCCTCTCAAAATCTATTGTAAAGCCGAACCCAAATCTTAA
- a CDS encoding ABC transporter ATP-binding protein, translating to MKEPVILNLSQITKQFSHHSQAAVKQVSLTLLKGQILGLLGPSGCGKTTLLRIIAGFEQPTQGTVEIAGQLVACEKSFLPPEKRNTGMVFQDYALFPHLTIAENIAFGLKRLEKFSRQSLLSRVQEVLQLVSLSGLEKRYPHQLSGGQQQRVALARALAPQPELILLDEPLSNLDVQVRQYLRHEIRHIIKATGISAIFVTHDQEEAMAICDQIAVMRQGKLEQVGTPEEIYAQPASRFVAEFVTQANFLPAKRAGNIWQTEIGTWEIPESTAFEQGELMLRQEDILLKPDETASVVICDRQFLGREYRYCLQTPSGNQIHARTTTNTQLSIGTKVSLSVNANAAQVFPLNSIQTPSSDPVSMVV from the coding sequence ATGAAAGAACCAGTAATTCTTAATCTATCCCAAATTACCAAACAATTTTCTCACCATTCTCAGGCGGCAGTAAAACAAGTCAGTTTAACGTTATTGAAGGGACAGATATTAGGATTACTCGGGCCCTCTGGATGTGGAAAAACCACCTTATTACGGATTATTGCTGGATTTGAACAACCCACTCAGGGTACGGTAGAAATCGCCGGACAACTGGTGGCATGTGAAAAAAGTTTTTTACCGCCAGAAAAACGAAATACAGGCATGGTATTTCAAGATTATGCTTTATTTCCCCATTTAACCATCGCTGAAAATATCGCCTTTGGCTTAAAACGCCTGGAAAAATTCTCTCGTCAAAGCCTTTTATCGCGTGTCCAGGAAGTGCTTCAATTAGTCAGTTTATCAGGACTAGAAAAGCGCTATCCTCATCAACTTTCAGGGGGACAACAGCAGCGAGTCGCATTAGCTAGGGCCTTAGCTCCCCAACCGGAGTTAATCTTATTGGATGAACCCCTCAGTAACTTAGATGTACAGGTCCGTCAATACCTGCGTCATGAGATCCGCCACATCATCAAAGCGACGGGGATTTCTGCCATCTTTGTCACCCACGATCAAGAAGAAGCAATGGCGATCTGTGATCAAATTGCCGTGATGCGGCAAGGAAAACTCGAACAGGTGGGAACACCCGAAGAAATTTATGCTCAACCGGCTTCGCGTTTTGTCGCTGAGTTCGTGACTCAGGCTAACTTTTTACCCGCTAAACGAGCCGGCAATATTTGGCAAACTGAAATTGGCACTTGGGAAATTCCTGAGTCTACGGCTTTTGAACAAGGCGAATTAATGCTCAGACAAGAAGATATTTTGCTCAAACCGGATGAAACCGCCTCAGTGGTCATCTGTGATCGCCAGTTTTTAGGACGGGAATACCGCTACTGTTTACAAACGCCTTCAGGAAATCAAATTCATGCTCGGACTACCACCAATACTCAGTTATCCATCGGGACAAAAGTTAGCTTATCGGTTAACGCGAATGCGGCTCAAGTTTTTCCCCTAAATTCTATTCAAACGCCTTCGTCTGATCCGGTTTCTATGGTGGTATAG
- a CDS encoding purine or other phosphorylase family 1 — translation MIDSTPSKLDLNPVTNSIDAILVPQGAEYQAVCRGLKGKSELKPKVISIAMGCQSSGASLEQWIQSTEFLNKPPKNLLLMGLCGGLSPNARVGEIVIYSGCGYAEGAAQLLWQDCQSDLVKFLQNQLKDQAKLVKGLTSDRLITLAKEKQALYQQYQMDVVDMEGFTALKVFNEVGIKTAMIRVISDDCQQNLPNITSAISADGSLKPIPLALSMIQQPYAAIQLIKSSLKGLRVLEELSSQLIFTL, via the coding sequence ATGATCGATTCAACGCCCTCAAAGCTAGACTTAAACCCGGTGACAAACAGCATTGATGCAATTTTAGTGCCTCAAGGTGCAGAGTATCAGGCAGTTTGCCGAGGTTTGAAAGGCAAATCAGAGCTAAAGCCAAAAGTCATTTCTATTGCGATGGGTTGTCAGTCTTCTGGTGCCTCTCTGGAGCAGTGGATACAATCTACAGAGTTTCTTAATAAGCCGCCTAAAAACCTGTTATTAATGGGATTATGTGGGGGGTTATCGCCGAACGCTCGAGTCGGGGAGATTGTCATCTATTCTGGATGTGGTTATGCTGAGGGAGCCGCTCAATTATTATGGCAAGACTGCCAGAGTGATTTAGTAAAATTTCTGCAAAATCAGCTAAAAGATCAAGCCAAGCTAGTGAAGGGATTAACCAGTGATCGCTTAATCACATTAGCGAAGGAAAAACAAGCTTTATATCAGCAGTATCAGATGGATGTGGTTGATATGGAAGGGTTTACAGCGTTAAAAGTTTTCAATGAAGTGGGAATCAAAACCGCTATGATTAGGGTAATTAGTGATGACTGCCAGCAAAATTTACCCAATATAACCTCAGCCATTAGTGCTGATGGTTCTTTAAAACCCATACCCTTAGCGCTATCGATGATCCAACAGCCCTATGCCGCCATTCAATTAATTAAGAGTTCCTTAAAAGGTTTACGGGTTCTAGAAGAACTTAGTAGTCAATTAATATTTACTCTTTAA
- a CDS encoding pentapeptide repeat-containing protein, with the protein MAIFTFADLIDADLSYADFSNLHQVGA; encoded by the coding sequence GTGGCAATATTTACTTTTGCTGATCTCATTGATGCCGATCTCAGTTATGCTGATTTTAGCAATCTCCATCAAGTCGGAGCCTAA
- a CDS encoding FKBP-type peptidyl-prolyl cis-trans isomerase, producing the protein MAQAKQGDQVKVHYTGKLDNGEIFDSSVERTPLEFSIGKQEVIPGFEEAVIGMSPGDSKTVKIPSEEAYGPYYEELVMVIEREQIPPDLELEVGQQLQIQQETGQTIPVIVRELSEDDVTLDANHPLAGEDLTFEIELVAIH; encoded by the coding sequence ATGGCACAAGCTAAACAAGGTGACCAAGTAAAAGTTCACTATACCGGCAAACTAGACAACGGTGAAATTTTTGATTCTTCTGTGGAGCGCACTCCTCTAGAGTTTTCTATTGGCAAACAAGAGGTTATTCCAGGTTTTGAAGAAGCGGTGATAGGCATGAGTCCGGGGGATTCTAAAACGGTGAAGATTCCTTCAGAAGAAGCTTATGGCCCTTATTACGAAGAACTGGTAATGGTGATTGAGCGTGAACAAATTCCCCCAGATTTAGAGCTTGAGGTCGGCCAACAATTGCAAATTCAACAGGAAACTGGTCAAACGATTCCGGTTATAGTCAGAGAGCTTTCTGAAGACGATGTAACCCTAGATGCTAACCATCCTTTAGCCGGGGAAGATTTGACTTTTGAGATTGAATTAGTCGCCATTCATTAG
- a CDS encoding transglycosylase SLT domain-containing protein: MLKKLRQKTSVLAIGSGTALIALVGLVGFSPKILEKIETWQQKTEIALQEDDNSPSVVLKLANASAQDRLEQLKTIALSEKPSLERSRARYILATELIKKYEGGPALRFLEGLEQEYPTLAPWILLKQGRGYELSNENDLAQETWKKLIQTYPSDPVVAEALYYLGKYDPKYWDQAISQFPNHPRTWEIINKRLKDNPKQPKLMLLLVKYNAFDPSMNAVRDRLVKDYAPELTPQDWEVIGNGYWEFGDYRKATQAYYKASRTPVNLYRYARGLHLSGQKAQAKQAYQQLVRSFPDAPETGEALMRLVGLSGSSEALGYLDYAINKFPLQAPDALLKRAELLDLLNSKQAASKARQQLLVQYPNSEAAAGYRWKIAKSYADKGDLVKAWEWAQPITINAPDTTVAAKAGFWVGKWAQKLNRPQDAKDAFLHTLARYPQSYYAWRSAVQLGWKVGDFEDVRYYAPTVVFPETRPVLPSGSQAFKELYRLGLDDEAWTLFQAEVPNPWQLTVDEQFALGIFKQKQQQFLEGINLVWDLRNRDSAAEQAQWQVLRNKPEYWQALFPFPYYDLIEGWSQQRSLNPLLVTSLIRQESRFEKEILSPVGAVGLMQVMPSTGRWIADKANITKYSLKNPDDNIKMGTWYLDYTHKEYGNNSMLAVASYNAGPGNVNQWQKKFGLSDPDVFVEKIPFKETRGYVESVFGNYWNYLRIYNAEVAQMMSNLPQQ; this comes from the coding sequence ATGCTCAAAAAACTCAGACAAAAAACTTCTGTATTAGCCATTGGCTCAGGAACGGCTCTGATCGCCCTAGTGGGATTAGTCGGATTTAGCCCAAAAATTCTGGAAAAGATAGAAACTTGGCAACAAAAAACGGAAATTGCACTACAAGAAGATGATAACTCTCCTTCTGTTGTGCTAAAACTAGCTAATGCTTCTGCTCAAGACAGACTTGAACAACTGAAAACCATCGCCTTATCAGAAAAACCTTCCTTAGAACGAAGTCGGGCCCGTTATATTTTGGCTACAGAGTTAATAAAAAAATATGAGGGAGGCCCAGCATTACGCTTCTTAGAGGGTTTAGAACAAGAATACCCCACCTTAGCCCCCTGGATTTTGCTCAAACAGGGTAGGGGTTATGAGTTGAGTAATGAAAATGATTTAGCCCAAGAAACTTGGAAAAAACTGATACAAACTTATCCAAGTGACCCGGTGGTCGCTGAAGCTCTTTATTATTTAGGAAAATATGACCCCAAATATTGGGATCAAGCCATCAGTCAATTTCCTAACCATCCCCGTACTTGGGAAATTATCAACAAACGTCTCAAGGATAATCCCAAACAACCCAAGTTAATGCTACTGCTGGTGAAATATAATGCTTTTGATCCAAGCATGAATGCAGTACGCGATCGCTTAGTTAAAGATTATGCCCCCGAGTTAACCCCTCAAGACTGGGAAGTCATAGGTAATGGTTATTGGGAGTTTGGGGACTATAGAAAGGCTACCCAAGCTTACTATAAGGCGAGTCGTACCCCCGTTAACCTCTATCGTTATGCTAGAGGGCTTCATCTCAGTGGACAAAAAGCTCAAGCCAAACAAGCTTATCAACAATTGGTGCGCTCATTTCCCGATGCTCCAGAAACCGGAGAAGCTCTGATGCGTTTAGTGGGTTTATCGGGGAGTTCAGAAGCGCTAGGCTATCTGGATTATGCCATTAACAAGTTTCCTCTACAAGCCCCCGACGCTCTCCTCAAAAGAGCCGAATTGCTCGACCTACTCAACAGCAAACAAGCCGCCTCTAAAGCGCGACAACAGCTACTGGTTCAATATCCTAACTCAGAAGCCGCCGCCGGCTATCGTTGGAAAATTGCTAAAAGTTATGCTGATAAAGGAGATTTAGTTAAAGCGTGGGAATGGGCACAACCGATCACTATCAATGCTCCTGATACAACAGTGGCGGCTAAGGCGGGTTTCTGGGTGGGGAAATGGGCCCAAAAATTAAACCGTCCCCAAGATGCAAAAGATGCCTTTCTTCATACCCTTGCCCGTTATCCCCAATCTTACTATGCTTGGCGTTCGGCGGTTCAGTTGGGCTGGAAAGTCGGAGATTTTGAGGATGTACGCTATTATGCGCCCACAGTGGTTTTCCCCGAGACAAGGCCGGTTTTACCATCAGGTTCTCAAGCCTTTAAAGAACTTTATCGGCTGGGTTTAGATGATGAAGCCTGGACGCTTTTTCAAGCCGAAGTGCCTAACCCTTGGCAGTTAACCGTTGATGAACAATTTGCTTTAGGCATATTTAAACAAAAACAACAGCAATTTTTAGAAGGTATTAATTTAGTTTGGGATTTAAGAAATCGAGACAGTGCCGCCGAACAAGCTCAATGGCAAGTATTAAGAAATAAACCCGAATACTGGCAGGCTTTATTTCCTTTTCCCTATTATGATTTGATTGAAGGTTGGTCACAGCAACGGTCTTTAAATCCTCTGTTAGTGACATCTTTGATCCGTCAAGAGTCTCGTTTTGAAAAAGAAATTCTCTCGCCTGTAGGGGCTGTGGGATTAATGCAGGTGATGCCTTCTACTGGGCGATGGATAGCTGACAAAGCCAATATTACTAAATATTCTTTGAAAAATCCCGATGATAATATTAAAATGGGCACTTGGTATCTAGATTATACTCATAAAGAATATGGGAATAATTCCATGTTGGCGGTGGCTAGTTATAATGCTGGTCCGGGTAATGTGAATCAATGGCAGAAAAAATTTGGTTTATCTGATCCGGATGTGTTTGTGGAAAAAATCCCTTTTAAAGAAACAAGAGGTTATGTTGAGTCTGTCTTTGGCAATTATTGGAATTACTTACGAATTTATAATGCCGAAGTGGCACAAATGATGTCCAATTTACCTCAACAATAA
- the rpmB gene encoding 50S ribosomal protein L28 codes for MARHCQLTGKKANNAYSISHSHRRTKRLQEANLQWKRIWWAEGKRWVKLRLSTKAIKTLEKKGIALMAKEAGINLNLF; via the coding sequence ATGGCCCGTCATTGTCAATTAACTGGAAAGAAAGCAAATAACGCTTATAGCATCTCCCACTCTCACCGCCGTACCAAAAGATTACAAGAAGCTAATTTACAATGGAAGCGAATTTGGTGGGCAGAAGGAAAACGTTGGGTAAAACTGCGCTTGTCTACCAAAGCGATTAAAACCCTAGAAAAGAAAGGGATAGCACTTATGGCTAAGGAAGCAGGTATTAATTTAAACCTGTTTTAA